In the genome of Dromiciops gliroides isolate mDroGli1 chromosome 1, mDroGli1.pri, whole genome shotgun sequence, the window aagctttttataggtccagagcataggaggACCTTACatgctgcttcaagctgattggtaggcatcatccaaatccattggtcactggacttgaaggtggtctctagttgagttcaaagtctttagcttctgagaaaaataccttcttaagggctagcctggtgtgcttacaatctagttaacttgaagtaggctaatcagcagtcaatcactcacttaattcaatcagtttcaATTAATCTCTAgatgggcctttgagtatctgctaaatctcattattttctcacaggaatTAAAAAaccaagtgtttattaaatgtttactttttaCCAGGAAATATTcaaggtgttggggatacaaagatatacaataaatgaaacagtcccttcacttaaggagattatattctataaGAGGAGAAATGGCAATACACagatatattcagaataaatagatacagaataaataaaaaataaccaaaaagcagttaaatacaagatagtttgggaGGAAGGGTGCTAGCagttagaagactttaggaaagacTTTCAGGAGAAGATGGAGCTTGAGGTGTGTCTTGTAGGAAGAGTTGAGGAGgtaatatattccaggcatgaggaacatgACTGTGTTAGAATACAACTGAGGGAAATAGGTGCAAAATTGATAATTAAGAGAACATGATTAATTTTGGAGGAAACTAGAATAAAGGACCTCTGAGTTTCCCTCTATCTCTGTTTGTTATTCTTTCTCTAATGAAATGGATGATCACTATGAACCAACATGGATTAAGAGTAAGCCATGTCATACTATtctagctaggtagcacagtggataaaatgctaactgggcctggagtcaggaagacctgagttcaaatctaacacttttactagctgtgtgaccctgggcaagtaaattaaccttgtttgcctcagttttctcatctgcaaaatgagctggagaagaaaatggcaaaccactctggtatctttgccaaaaaaacccaaataaaggCACAAAGAGTTGGGTGTGACGGAAATGATTGAGCAATAACTTGTCAGACAAtccttattgttttttaaaatagggtattgggggcagctaggtggcacagtggatagagcaccggccctggagtcaggagtacctgagttcaaatccagcctcagacactcaacacttactagctgtgtgaccctgggcaagtcacttaaccctcattgccctgctcaaaaaaaataGGGTAACTAAAATAGCAAATCAGGAGTTGAGTATATGCAAATTTCAGCAAGAGATTTGACAAAAATTTTCATGGCATCTTTGTGGGAAAAATAGATATGAAGTATCTAGATAATTGTACTTTTCAGTGAACTCATagctgtgtgagaaaataatgggatttagcagatactcaaaggctcacctggagattaatctaaactaattgaattaagtgagagtgatcgactttgctgattagcctacttcaagttaattagattgtaaacacaccaggctagcccttaagaaggtatttttctcagaagctaaggactttgaactcaacttgagaacaccttcaagtccagtgaaccaatggatttggatgatgccaaccaatcagtttgaagcagtgtgtgaggaccacctctgttccagaccttataaaaagcttccatactcagtttgagagcagttcatggttgaagcaggatcgtggcagaggacttgaggaaggaccagaccagaccagaccagaccggACCGGACCTCTAGGCTAGAaaggtcttttcttaactctacatgttcttctttttttctaatacctggtatgctttaacaaatgcttaattaatgcccaaagactggtgctaaaggttctaatttaaggtgaccacacatttaaattttaaacatcacggTTGGTGACCACAAAGCAGAGTACTGAACCCTTCAACCTTCTGAACTTCACGATGGATGCTGATGAACCAAAGAATCGTGAAGTTGGAGGAAACGGCGGCAAGAGAGGAGGGAATAAGGATGACTTTTCATGGTGGAAATGTATACAGAAAGGAGAGTTCCCTTGGGACAACAAAGATTTCCGTAATTTGGCTGTCATGGTAGCATGCTTTGCCATGGGatttttctacttgtattttCAAGATTCTGGAAAAGAAATCACTTGGAAGCATTTTGTACAGTATTACTTGGCCAGAGGACTGGTGGATCGACTTGAAGTTGTGAACAAACAGTTTGTGCGTGTGATTCCTATTCCTGGAGTATCTTCTGTGAAATCCCTGTGGTTTAACATCGGCAGTGTTGACATGTTTGAGAGGAATTTGGAATCTACCCAGTGGAAATTGGGAATTGAAGCTGCCAATCAGGCAGCAGTGATTTATACCACTGAGAGTGATGGCTCTTTCTTAAAAAGCCTGATTCCCACTCTGCTTCTGATTGGGATTTTCCACTATGCTAGAGTCCCAATGGGAGCAGGAAGGGGCCTCTTCAGTGTTGGTAAAACAACTGCTAGAATCCTGAAGAACAATATCAATGTTCGGTTTGCTGACGTGGTGGGCTGTGAAGAAGCCAAGCTGGAAATCATGGATTTTGTGAACTTCTTCAAGAACCCCAAACAATATCAGGACCTTGGTGCCAAGATTCCAAAGGGGACTTTGCTCACTGGGCCTCCTGGTACTGGGAAAACCCTCCTTGCCAAAGCGACCGCAGGGGAGGCCAATGTTCCTTTTATCTCTGTGAATGGCTCTGAGTTCCTGGAGATGTTCATGGGAGTTGGACCTGCAAGGGTTAGGGACATGTTTGCAATGGCTCAAAAAAATGCTCCCTGCATCCTATTCATTGATGATATTGATGCAATTGGAAGAAAACGAGGTCATGGGAATTTCGGAGGGCAAAGTGAACAGGAAAACACCTTGAATCAGATGCTTGTTGAGATGGACAGATTTAACTCCAGCACCAATGTTGTGGTACTTGCGGGGACCAACTGCCCAGAACTCCTGGACCCAGCACTAACGAGACCAGGGCGCTTTGACCGTCAGATTTACATTGGGCCCCCTGATATAAAAGGCAGATCTTCCATCTTTAAAGTCCACTTTCAGCCACTGAAATTGGATGAAAGTATTAGCAGAAATGCCCTGGCTAGAAAACTAGCAGCTTTGACTTCAGGATTTACTGGTGGCAATATTTCCAATGTCTGCAATGAAGCAGCCCTGATTGCTGCTCGTCACCTGAATAGTTTTATTCAAGAAAAGCACTTTGAGCAGGCCATCGAGAGAGTGACTGGAGGTCTTGAGAAGAAGACTCAGGTTCTCCAGCCCAATGAGAAGACAACTGTAGCTTATCATGAAGCTGGTCATGCTGTGGCGGGTTGGTTCTTGGAGCATGCAGAGCCCTTACTGAAGGTGTCCATCATCCCCCGAGGACAGGAACTGGGCTATGCACAGTACCTGCCCAAGGAGCAGTACATGTATACCCAGGAACAGCTCTTTGATTGCATGTGCATGATGTTAGGGGGTCCAGTGGCTGAGAAGCTGTTCTTTGGCTGCATCACAACAGGGGCTCAGGATGATTTGAAGAAAGTGACCCAGAGTGCATATGCACAGATTGTCCACTTTGGGATGAGTGAGAAACTAGGTCTAGTGTCATTTGATTTACCCGAGCAAGGGAAAGCCCAGGTGGTGAAGCCCTACAGTGAAGCGACCGCCCAGCTCATAGATAAGGAAGTTCGCCACCTGATCAACTCAGCCTATTCCAGAACTTTGAAATTGCTGATGCAGTGTCGGGACCAGGTGGAAAAGGTAGGAAAGCATCTCTTGGAAAAGGACGTGCTTGAGAAAGCAGACATGATTGAACTGCTGGGCCCCCGCCCTTTTGAAGAGAAATTGACTTACGGGGAGCTTGGAGGAGGATACTTCCCTTCCAGAGGGCCAAAGACTGGAACTGAGAGTGGACAGAAGAAAGCACCAAGAAACAAGTCCAGGGAAGTCCTGTGTAAATCAGCCAAGGCCTCTGAGCATTTGTGCTTTGGGGGATGTCCCCACTCTCTTCACTGTACCTCTCAGGCTATGGCCCCCAGCACCTCTACCTATTAGCAGGAAAGTAGCTTTCAGAATCCCTGGAAAGCAGATTAAAGCACATTCTAAATACCAATGGGTATTTGAGGGAAGAGTTCTTTGGAACAATCCAGGAGTCCTCATGCCTGAAACTTGCAGGAAGTTCAGGTAGTGCACTGCCTGAAGGGCTAAGAGAACTATTGGCAAGAGTCGAGGTTGGattcttttggtttaatttttcctcCAGGTGGCCAGGCTATGCCATTTCATTTGACACCTaacttcaattccccctcctatatgcctgatgtcatggatagctaaatcctatgcatctgattaagcctgactcagttatttctctgttcttttgtggtaacccccataattatcttaggtgtcatgataaatacaatgttagatttggccttgacatctgttaccaattattatatcttttaatttgtcataatggcatgaggataattaggcagatgatgcaaaaagtgatgaaataaagatttaaaaattcttttcttaatatcacaattgtcttctcaatttattctggggggaagagaggagggggatgTAGtaataagttttagagaatgtttcaatttttgtttttattatatgtttcattcctaacaactggacaataattgtaaaatctttaaaaatgttctgaattTCCTCAGACATGtctttgagaactctcattgtttgatttgattattggcaaagctagtTAAAAGTTGTCTTAAGCtcagttttgtaggaaactttcccagctgattaccagcatctgaaacaccCGAAGGACTTTACAACCACATctgaaactctacagctgagacttgttgatcttcagcatccacacctgaaagactttcattccacaactacacccagaggatatcccaagaatcatctgaaaaaagacttccaaagacttaaatggacattttcctgttttccttttccccattgtatacactgtttataatgtccacttactaaagggaagttccccctttagttttttctgtttgtaatgtcctccTAATAAAAGGGGAATGACccttttagcctttgttaatgtgtaGCTcaatttcttttatctcttttcattccatttacattgttagtcataagtatctgtaatgttatagcttcattaaggaaacaatgtttcttaatgaagcaggAGGGGGGGGATGTcaggaaataatgggatttggcagatacccaaaggctcacctggagattaatctaaactgattgaattaagtgagagtgattgactttgctgattagcctacttcaagttaattagattgtaaacacacctggctagcccttaagaaggtattgttcaggggcagctagatggtacaatggataaagcaccagccctggattcaggagtacctgagttcaaatccggcctcagacacttaacacttactagctgtgtgatcctgggcaagtcacttaaccccaattccctcaccaaaaaaaaaaaaaagaaaagaaaaagaaaaaaggtattgttctcagaagctaaggactttgaactcaacttgagaacgcCTTCAACTCCAGTGAACcgatggatttggatgacgccaaccaatcagcttgaagcagtgtgtaaggactgcctctgttccagaccattaaaaagcttccacactcagtttgagagcagttcatggttgaagcaggctcgtggcaggggacttgaggaagaactagaccatactggaactctaggctagataggccttttcttaactccacatgttcttctttttttctaatacctggtatgctttaataaatgtttaattaatgcccaaagactggtgctaaagcttctaatttaaggtgaccacacatttagattttaaacatcacagttggtcAAATCAGTAAGCCTAAAAATATTGATTTATGAATCATTTCTGACTTGTTGAGGGACAGCATGGTACAGAGGAAAAGAGTATTGCTTTGAAGTCAAAAGACATGGATTtggatttcacctttgctgtgtgtCACCTCTAATGTTTGTGTCCTAGGACAAGTTACTAAACCTCTTTGgaccccagcttcctcatctgtaaaataagggatttggaaTCCATAGCCTTTGAGATCCCTTGCATCTCTAAAGTTCTGATCCTGTAGACAATGTCTCTAATGAAACTTGCTAGAGCTCAGTTCTTGGCCTGGTTTTGTgacatatttttttctcatttacctGAATGAATACATATATGGCATGATCATTCAATTTGCATATGACAAAGTCAGGAGAGATAGCTAATGTGTTACATTGGCCTTTCCCTAAGGAATTTGGGCTTGAAATTTATTAAAAGAGTTTATACATGTTGGTCTTAGAAGGTTTGGAGATATAAAATGCCTTGGAAATAAAgggtagtgtggaaatttattttgatttggggaccctacctttgggctgagattagaaagccttagaccctcagggtctcttctgtgtgggatgtgctggtgcccctccccctctgcttcagctaagccaaaaagccctgtgggctgtataaGATGCTAGGTCAGacagttgggggaaaaaagcccccagctccctcctgagcgggatctatctgagagatcccaggcttggccaggctgggctctggtgtagcctgtgctgaggcaagTGATGCTTGAGCGttccccccagctgcagccctggctggcggattagcttgggggTCTGTGGGGATGCAATAAGCCCTGAGGTTTGAGTGGAtagaagatatatatagacctgggagttagatgtcAGGGGAGGCTGAAGGACTAGACTCAGGGGGACTGACAatattagaagaacagagagggatggagcagacagacagaacaggaggcagcggagagcacagaagtggtcagcacagggtacaggttggagaaagtgaagattaagagaacagaaggacactggagcactaggagaatggaaggagaggtcggtgagagagaaacacaggggttccaGCATTGTCAGTAAGGAGAGGACAGTTAGAAGCAGGGAgatcgacaaagtgaaaggggctcggagttagaaagtagctgagcagggaaagtagaacataccctaaggcaagaggcggctacgGCCCCtactgtattaaaaaagttccaggggcagcaggtggaagcaccCAAATGGGAATGCAGTCaggttttacattttatttccctgtatttttatgtttaaatagtatttcataaataaactctgctttgattatttagttaagaggcttcttaatcttttgcttatcaattttgggagtggagcagagtggtggaactttataaacggcccacattaaattaatagcagtcagatagccagtcagttaAAAGTCCTCAGATTAGTCCTCCCAAAttagctagtcatttaaaatatttctacatttgaatggcaactgcggcaggacttatggctcaattataatttttcatataatcataatttgcCATAagtacaattatataattttcagattagattagctagttaataataattttttacagTAATCAGGGAAGTTTTGGACCAAGATCAAAGAAATTGAGCCAATTTTTATGCTAAAACAATAGCTGCTCATGGATATTTGGATATgtacataattttatatttaatatttagagGAGAAATAATTGTTAGACATTTTTTCTACCTCCTTCCTCCCAGCATCCTTCTTCTTATGGATGGAGGTTTACAAAGGATACAGACTGGGAAATGTTGCATTACATGATACAATTAGGATCCAAAAAGAGCTGAATTTGCTGAAATAATGGGCTTCTTTTGATACTATGgaataaaagagtaaaaaaatatgaagtctttccattagcttaaaaaaaaaatcaacccccGAGTATAGGAGGGGAAAGTTGTCTAGACAGAAGCTTATGTGGAAAGGACCTGGGAGTTTAATGACCTGCAGACTACATATGTCAAAAGTTTGATGTAGCTGCCAAGAAAAGTTCATATGATTTTTAAGCCTCAGAATGAGAACAGTAATAGTCCCACAGCACTCTGTACTGGACAGATCCCATCTGGAGTGTTGGGTTCAGTTCTGTGCATTGAAATTTGGAGATGTATCTTTGACTGCCATTTAGAACTAGCTAATGGTGAGGGGAGCCACCCAACTGTGGCTGATACAGAGGAAACTGGAAGATCGTGCTGACCACCTGAATGTCcagatataagaaaataaaaaacatgcACATGAGGGCAAATAAACTGAGAATGACAGATGGTATTAACTCTGGCAGTTGATCCTCTTTACTATCCTAGTCAGTCATGAACATACAGCTTGTTCCCACAACTGCATCTCCTTATTTGCTCTGAGAATTTAATCCCCTGCTTCTGTTCTGGACATTGTCTTCTGTCTCTAATCTTTTGGCCTAGCTTGCTGCTGTAGGCTGGGCCCAATACAGGTTGGTCTAGTGTGTCAGGTTTGGAATTGGCaggaaatgagacctttgtaGACCATCTAACAGTtaataaaatcaattaatcaatcaataattagcaccttctatgtgcaaggcaccatgctaagtactggggatataaaaagaggcaaaagatagcccctgtcctgaaggagcttacaacctaatggagaagacaagaagCAAACAGATAAGTAAAAACTATCTGTGAGAAGCATAGGGAATAATTAAAGGAAGGAAaccactagaattaagaggagttgggaaaggcttcttatagaagatgatatatatatatatatatgtgtgtgtgtgtgtatatatgtatatatatgtgtgtatgtatatatatgtgtatatatatatatattttgcagggcagttggggttaagtgacttgcccagggtcacacagctagtaagtgataagtgtctgaggccggatttgaactcgggtcctcctaactccagggcccgtgctctatccactgagccacctagcggcCCAGAAGATGATATTTTACTTGGGACTtgaagaaaatgcccagaactgagaaatagaacatcttgtttgtggaacagcaaggaggtcagtgtcattggatcaaagaatacatggAGGGGGCTAAAGTgtagaaagactggaaaggtgtggAGTATGcaggactaggttatgaagggctttgaatgctaaacagaggattttatatttgatcctgcgggcaattgggagccactggagtttgagtaaGGTATATGctgtgatatggtcagacctgtactttaggagtTGTTTAGTCGCACTTCATCCACAGGAATCTCTTCTTGTTATAAGCAGAACTGGTATTCAGATTCAGGTCTTTTTAGGCTATATCCAGT includes:
- the LOC122737136 gene encoding LOW QUALITY PROTEIN: AFG3-like protein 1 (The sequence of the model RefSeq protein was modified relative to this genomic sequence to represent the inferred CDS: inserted 4 bases in 2 codons), whose product is MDADEPKNREVGGNGGKRGGNKDDFSWWKCIQKGEFPWDNKDFRNLAVMVACFAMGFFYLYFQDSGKEITWKHFVQYYLARGLVDRLEVVNKQFVRVIPIPGVSSVKSLWFNIGSVDMFERNLESTQWKLGIEAANQAAVIYTTESDGSFLKSLIPTLLLIGIFHYARVPMGAGRGLFSVGKTTARILKNNINVRFADVVGCEEAKLEIMDFVNFFKNPKQYQDLGAKIPKGTLLTGPPGTGKTLLAKATAGEANVPFISVNGSEFLEMFMGVGPARVRDMFAMAQKNAPCILFIDDIDAIGRKRGHGNFGGQSEQENTLNQMLVEMDRFNSSTNVVVLAGTNCPELLDPALTRPGRFDRQIYIGPPDIKGRSSIFKVHFQPLKLDESISRNALARKLAALTSGFTGGNISNVCNEAALIAARHLNSFIQEKHFEQAIERVTGGLEKKTQVLQPNEKTTVAYHEAGHAVAGWFLEHAEPLLKVSIIPRGQELGYAQYLPKEQYMYTQEQLFDCMCMMLGGPVAEKLFFGCITTGAQDDLKKVTQSAYAQIVHFGMSEKLGLVSFDLPEQGKAQVVKPYSEATAQLIDKEVRHLINSAYSRTLKLLMQCRDQVEKVGKHLLEKDVLEKADMIELLGPRPFEEKLTYXGSLEEDTSLPEGXKDWN